The genomic stretch GGATCAGCGCAAGCAGATCCCACGGGATGGAGGGCCAGTTGGCCGGGGCGATGACATTGTCGCCTTCGTCATCGCCGGCATCGGACATGGtggaggtggagagagagacagCATCCCCGGCGCTGGCCATGGTGGAGGTGGAGAGATAGAAAGACGGAGAGGTAGACGAGGGGAGTAGATGAATTCTTTGGAGATGGTCAAAGATTCAAAGAAATACAGTTCTGAAGCCGTTGACGTGACGTGGCGGTTCCCGGGGCCCGCAGGGAGGAGTGATATATATAAGTGGGCCCAGGGTGACAAAGTTGGCGGGTTGCAACGCCATTGGTCCGTTTAAAACAGTTGAACAGCTTCGCCTAACTGCCAAAACGGCTTTAACTGAAAAGTCTTCTTCGTAAAGgatacaattattttttttttttcccccttttgaaagaaaattttcatactgattttttattttgaccataattatatatattacacgaaattagaaaaaagaacaCTTTATTCCCAATGAAACAAAATTATCTCAACCACGTCTCATGCTCTAACTGTTTCTTTATTTAAAGCTTTGGTCAAAAAAAATGACCAAAACTTTGCTATTTGGTTACTATGATACACTCACACGCATTTTTTGATTCGAAGTTGGATACAACATGGATAACCAAGCAATCGGCTATCATGTATAGCagtagtaataaataaataacattgctattttctttgaaaaattaGAGTTCCACAATACTAGTGCCATCAAGTTTTACTTGTGgatttatacataaaaattaatatgatcACCAAAACCCAAACTGCATGTTCTATTAAAAGTCAAAAAGATGATAGTACGTAGTAACCTCTTTTCTACCATCTGTAGCATTCAAGCCTCAATAGAAAAGTATGTTATAAGTTTGAATGAATAATATTGATAAGCAAAATAAATGGCCAAGTGAAAGTGACCAAAAAAGAACTTTTCTATCATCTTAATTTCGTTTATATTTAGTCCAGTATCCCAGTACAAGAAGATCAACATCGAGTTGTTTGCAGCATGAAAACAATGGAGAGAGTGGCGGATACTTGTAAATTCCACTCTAATTGTTCTAACCATCCTTTCGCTGGGGCGTAAAAAGTCTAAGCCATTTCTATATTATACCATCTAATGAACCTGAAATTGAAAAACAACCACCGAACCTTTCCCAATTTAAGGTATGGCCACCCCCGCAGTAAACGGCCCGAATCTGCGGCTAATTCGCCTTTCTCCAAGCTGAAGATGCCGAGCGTCTCGGCCTCAAACGCCTGCCCTGCCTCGTAGCCTAGGAACGGCCGGAAAAAGTAGATGTGGTTCGCCGAGAACGTGCGGGGGAAGGCGCTGATGTCGAAGCACCCCGACCCCCCCTCGCAGATGAACAAAGCATTGCCGGCCCCAATATCAGCCACCGGCAGCGCCCTAGCCTGTGGCGGTGCGGAGAGGTCGAGCCTGAACACGACCAATACGGCGTCGTACGGCTCGGCGCGCACCTCCCGAATCTTGTTGACGAGGAGCAGCGAGCCATTGGCCGACTCGAGTAGGAATGTGGCATCGGGTGACGGCGGTCGCGGCACGCCAGATATTGTGTAGGATGAGACAGTGATGTTTCTGGCCGGGTCGGAGAGGTCGAAGGCGAGCATGGCCATCTTCTTGCCATCGACGGTGTAGATTTTCTTGTTCCTCGTCGGCGCCAAGTCGGAGCAGTGGAAGTGGGCGAGGGGGATGGTTATCGGGACCCACGCAGCATCAACACCCATCCGGAAGTAGAGGTATATGTCGGCAATGTGGTTGAGGACGATGAGCATCGTGAAGTTCTTGTCGTCGGCAGGGTCAGAGGAGAGGACGGATAAGCGAATTAGGTCCCTGCAATGGACCGTCACCGCTGCGGCATCAGGCACTACCTGATTGCCGGACGTGTCTGGAAACACTAGATAGTTGCCGCATAATTCAGCGGGGAATTGGAGCATGCTGTCGGGGGCAGTGAAGAGTTGGGGGAGGGTGACTAAGTCGGAGGTGACGGGGTTGAATGTGTGGATGAAGGAGTCGGtgccgaggaggaggagccaGCCGTGGGAGGCGCCGAAGCAGTAGGAGTCGTTGACGGCCTGTAATGAGTGGCTGAAGTAGTAGGAGATGCCGGTGGCGGGGTTGTAGTAGGGGCCGCGGCTGAAGAATTCGCAGAAGAGGGCGACGGGGGGTTGGAGAGGGCGGTGGCCAGGCCAGGAGAAGTTCATATTGGCCCACCTGCGGCAAGCGAAGACGGCGCGGAGGTAGTGGACGGTGCAGGTGAGCCGGGAGATTATCTGCCCGACGAGATCCCGTGGGAGGGAGGCCCAGCTGGCTGCGGGGATGGCATCGCCGTCGTTGTCACCGCTGTCGGCCATGGtggaggtggagagagagacagCCGTGGGGATGGCATCGTCGGCCATTCtggaggtggagagagagagagagagagagagaaggtgagGAGGCGAGTGGATTAATTATTATTAGGAGATGGTCTACGATTCAAGAAAAACAGTTATGAAGTCGTTGACGTCCAGATGAAGATTCTCTCTactaatgaaaaaatatatatataaaaaatgtatctCGAATATAACTGATATAGCATCACctcttaattagattaatttttctttaaatatatctatcctattataattatttaaaaaatatttttattatattctttattaaaaatataataattattattaattaataaatattatgatgtgattcaaacataataaaatttttgaagacGCATTACATTACATATAATAAGTGGGCCCGAGGCGGCAAAGTGAGTCGGCGGATTAAAACGCCATTGGCTAGCACTAATCTCGAGGTTGTGATGTGGAATTTCGCGGTAACTGCcaaaggaggaattctacactgtcacacttgcaccacgtcatcaataataagccaatcacattcatttttttcaaataaaagtataataaaaatatttttttacaatcatgacatatattcttaaaagaattaatttgattgatttgttacgccacgtcactaatatacccgttgcattctaaaatttttcctgCCGAAGGGGCTTTCTACGATAGAAAGTccatttttgatatatttttttataataagtcCCGCCATTATAGGGCTCTTTTCAATTAAAACGGTCCAAAATACCGATATTCCATATCGAACTTGGACTCTATCAAGATCCTACTAAGATCCAAATCAaacccgataaaaaataaataatatataaataaaaaaattatctattaaaGTTTTAGATATGAGTCTAGATATTTTATGCTCATATCCTATTTGGATCCAACCCGAATATGATCTTTTAATGGATATGGTCCGGAAGAAATCCAGACTCAGACCCGGATTTGGACCCGGTCTCTGTCTAACAAATCcctgatagtaaataaaaaaaactgaagTTAAGGAATCAATTTCAATAGGATTGACTTATAGATGAAGGGTCATGTATATTTTCCTCGTAGTGAAAACCCTAATCGCGctgtttactcttttttttgaaagaatttTATTGGACTCAAGTGCAACTACTTTGAACGCAGATTTTTTATAGTGAGAGGTTTATGGTTTGtccataaaatatttaataatttataataatatgtgCATACAGGTACTCGTACACCATCTAGATGCAACCTGTATCCGACCCGTTTCCAGTCTTAAGCGGGTAGTATACGAGTAGTCACTACTCAAACTTGCTCACATAaacccgatgggtatattagtaacttaaatACCCAGACCGGACCGAACCCGAAGTTAATTGGGTAGGGTTCTCACcgatttctttttagggtattgGTACAGTATATCAATTACCCAGATTCGATTAGGTCCAtggcaaggattaaagtgcccatcggcacgggtcgtatctaccgtgccgtatcgtgNGCCAGACCTGATCcaaagttaaatgggtaggatatattttttgttttctactcatttttctttttagggtacggATACAGTATATCAATTATTCAAACCCGACCTAGTCCGCgacacttttatttttaataggccaatttgcataaaaaatttattagttttgagcttttgcaaatgcaggccttctttttgaattttgctgATTCGGGCCGGATTATCAGAAGACTtatcaaaatacctttattttctattctcccttcttctttttttttctctccgaaaaGGActgcggaggcagaggcggccgGCCTCGCCTCTGTTCCGCACGCCCTTGCCCGTGCACCCTTCCTTGCCCGCGCATCCTCCCTCTACCTTCCTTGCCTTCAACCTCACCGAAGCCACGTTGcggttcatttttttttccctctccgaccctcctccaccgtctttCCAGCTCTTTGAAAGTAAACAGGGAGGCAAAGAAGCGGTGGACGCAaaagaaacacacaaaaatgaagatgaaggagaaaaaagaagagaatgagaaaaaacagtgtaatATTTGGGCAAAAAGTACAACTTTCGTTCAAAAAGTACAACTTTCATCCAACatagtataatttttctttcaaagtGTAAATTTCTTGTAAAAAGTGCAACATTTTTCTGAAACAGTACAActtcatcatattttttttttctctattttttcatttttcttgtagaaaaaatatttttctttctattttattttttattttctgcatcttTTTTTCTCGGCTTCGCTCTCAACCATACTCACTTCGCGTACTCCTTCTCATCACCGGCGTCAGTGCTTGCACCGGCAAAGGCAGAGAAAGAGAATGCGGTACTGTTCTCGTTACCATCGTGAAAGATCACGGAGGCGGTAGAGAGgggtcaaagagaaaaaaaagagatgaagaGGACGTGACGCCGTCCTCTGTACTGTTGTAAAGAGCCAGGGAGATGGTGGaagagggtcggagagaaaaagaaaagaaggtcGCGGCATGACCTCGATGGGATCGGAGGAGAGGAAGGTATAGAGAGGGTGCGCAGACGAGAGCGAGAGCGCGCAAAACAGTGGCAAGGTG from Ananas comosus cultivar F153 unplaced genomic scaffold, ASM154086v1, whole genome shotgun sequence encodes the following:
- the LOC109703781 gene encoding uncharacterized protein LOC109703781, with the translated sequence MADDAIPTAVSLSTSTMADSGDNDGDAIPAASWASLPRDLVGQIISRLTCTVHYLRAVFACRRWANMNFSWPGHRPLQPPVALFCEFFSRGPYYNPATGISYYFSHSLQAVNDSYCFGASHGWLLLLGTDSFIHTFNPVTSDLVTLPQLFTAPDSMLQFPAELCGNYLVFPDTSGNQVVPDAAAVTVHCRDLIRLSVLSSDPADDKNFTMLIVLNHIADIYLYFRMGVDAAWVPITIPLAHFHCSDLAPTRNKKIYTVDGKKMAMLAFDLSDPARNITVSSYTISGVPRPPSPDATFLLESANGSLLLVNKIREVRAEPYDAVLVVFRLDLSAPPQARALPVADIGAGNALFICEGGSGCFDISAFPRTFSANHIYFFRPFLGYEAGQAFEAETLGIFSLEKGELAADSGRLLRGWPYLKLGKVRWLFFNFRFIRWYNIEMA